The following coding sequences lie in one Terriglobia bacterium genomic window:
- a CDS encoding phage baseplate assembly protein V, producing the protein MSGINEQAILDVLERIRYRFYGKYRGTVTDVDKDTLRIKAKVPAVLGDQESGWCVPCVPYAGPGVGFAFLPETGAGVWIEFEGGDVSYPIWTGCYWRADEAPSDAAPAVKAMVTKSGNKILLDDDGESITITDSHDNSITLDSSGVTLKHGSNTVVINDSEVNVNDGALEVM; encoded by the coding sequence ATGAGCGGCATCAACGAACAGGCGATCCTCGATGTGCTGGAGCGCATCCGTTACCGCTTCTACGGCAAGTATCGCGGAACGGTCACCGACGTTGACAAGGACACGCTGCGAATTAAGGCAAAAGTGCCGGCCGTCCTGGGCGACCAGGAGAGCGGGTGGTGCGTGCCTTGCGTTCCCTACGCCGGCCCGGGCGTGGGCTTCGCATTTCTGCCCGAAACCGGGGCGGGGGTCTGGATCGAGTTCGAGGGCGGCGATGTGTCGTACCCGATCTGGACGGGCTGCTATTGGCGCGCGGACGAAGCGCCTTCCGACGCAGCCCCGGCCGTCAAAGCCATGGTCACCAAGTCCGGCAACAAAATCCTGCTGGATGATGACGGCGAGAGCATCACCATCACCGACTCGCACGATAACAGCATCACGCTCGACTCTTCCGGCGTGACGCTGAAGCACGGATCGAACACGGTCGTCATCAACGACTCGGAAGTAAACGTCAACGATGGCGCGTTGGAGGTGATGTGA
- a CDS encoding GPW/gp25 family protein: MNRCDYAFPFRIDANSGQAAQTTYEAHVEQMIRQVLLTSPGERADLPDFGCGLRRLLFAPHSDTLDATTQIIVQQALNKWLAGQIDLKAVTVAPPSETGDEAQLSIRIDYALVETRTDKSITVLVF, from the coding sequence ATGAACCGTTGCGATTACGCATTTCCGTTTCGTATTGACGCCAACTCAGGGCAGGCGGCGCAGACCACGTATGAGGCGCACGTCGAACAGATGATCCGCCAGGTTCTGCTCACGTCGCCGGGCGAGCGCGCCGACCTGCCCGATTTCGGCTGTGGCCTGCGGCGGTTGCTGTTCGCACCCCATTCGGACACGCTCGACGCGACCACGCAAATCATCGTGCAACAGGCCTTGAACAAGTGGCTGGCTGGGCAGATCGATCTGAAGGCGGTCACGGTCGCGCCGCCCTCCGAAACCGGAGACGAGGCGCAATTGTCAATCCGCATTGACTACGCGCTGGTCGAAACCCGGACCGACAAGAGCATCACGGTGCTGGTGTTCTGA
- a CDS encoding baseplate J/gp47 family protein, with protein sequence MNAKDRLEALLVTPLALNGIDYVEIANPAQTELRVHFLTKVAVAGTITGVRISGGETIPVVPTHKINDATDWLTDPSGRPVLKLLVDSPGDFSLYTLAITSSKLDDFFSDAQFTFKAACPSDFDCKPPATVCPLPEGDIPPIDYLAKDFLSFRKALSDFSALRYPEWREGSEADFGVMFMEALCSLGDDLSYTQDRIAAEATLDTATQRRSIVRHARLVDYEPRPATSAGVLLQFDVESGPIPSGLVVSALGPDGLVIDFETGTGLVNPTTGTLNATNYLVSKTWNRLDDAGVNPNIVAYYWDDSRRCLRKGATEMWVAGHNFNFYPGQQLLLDTAGETTADPHIREIVQLISATEETDKLFNQDVTHLVWRPEDALQFDHDLTRQADGQPKTVLAGNLVPATQGRRYTEAFAIDTAPPSAPGTALAIDRIGPNSAPTFDCVQYLYTLQRDPLVWLAQPGGNTPPLPEIHLTQLPEQISGQPTEWMWRRRLLEAGATDPAFTLDSARFSRIARNGDATVSYDYDDDTGATIRFGDGIFGKIPDPGAVFQVTYRAGMASAGNVATDSITRVDPAAGSLVFRVTNPFPATGGADRETDEQVRRLAPQAFRAKRFFAVRPQDYQDAAQTLAWVARAGTTFRWTGSWLTVFTTADPKAAEQLTVGQHTELINLLNRYRLAGYESYVPAPRFVSLDLLITVCAQSGAFRGDVEAAILAALSASRLPDGTAGFFTPDNFTFGTPLEPSDLDAAIQKAYGVAGVVAVRYRRRGVNKDYIDLTDSYAPRADEILRVDNDPSRPEAGSIKVIVNGGK encoded by the coding sequence ATGAACGCAAAAGACAGGCTCGAAGCACTGCTGGTTACGCCGCTGGCGCTGAACGGCATCGACTACGTCGAGATCGCCAACCCGGCGCAGACCGAGCTGCGCGTCCACTTCCTCACCAAGGTTGCGGTCGCGGGCACGATCACCGGCGTGCGCATCAGCGGCGGCGAAACCATCCCCGTCGTGCCGACGCACAAGATCAACGACGCAACTGACTGGCTCACCGACCCGAGTGGGCGTCCGGTGCTGAAGCTGTTGGTGGACAGCCCGGGAGACTTTTCCCTTTACACCCTGGCCATCACCAGTTCAAAGCTGGACGATTTCTTCAGCGACGCGCAGTTCACGTTCAAGGCCGCGTGCCCGTCCGATTTCGACTGCAAGCCGCCGGCCACCGTCTGCCCGCTACCCGAGGGAGACATTCCGCCGATCGATTATCTGGCCAAAGACTTTCTGAGTTTCCGCAAAGCGCTTTCCGATTTTTCGGCGTTGCGCTACCCCGAATGGCGCGAAGGTTCCGAAGCCGATTTCGGCGTGATGTTCATGGAAGCGCTGTGCAGCCTCGGCGACGATCTCAGCTACACGCAAGATCGCATCGCCGCGGAAGCCACGCTGGACACCGCCACACAACGGCGGTCGATCGTGCGCCACGCCCGCCTGGTGGACTATGAGCCCCGGCCCGCGACCTCCGCCGGCGTCCTGCTGCAGTTTGACGTCGAGAGCGGGCCCATCCCGTCGGGACTAGTGGTCAGCGCTCTCGGGCCGGACGGGCTGGTGATCGACTTTGAAACCGGTACAGGCCTGGTCAATCCCACGACCGGCACGTTGAACGCAACGAATTATCTGGTCAGCAAAACCTGGAACCGTCTCGACGATGCGGGCGTCAACCCGAACATCGTGGCGTATTACTGGGACGATAGCCGGCGCTGCCTGCGTAAAGGCGCCACCGAAATGTGGGTCGCCGGGCACAACTTTAATTTCTATCCCGGCCAGCAATTGTTGCTTGACACGGCTGGCGAAACGACGGCGGACCCGCATATCCGCGAGATCGTGCAACTGATTTCGGCGACTGAAGAGACCGACAAGCTGTTCAACCAGGACGTGACGCACCTCGTCTGGCGTCCGGAAGATGCGCTGCAATTCGATCATGATTTGACGCGGCAAGCAGATGGCCAGCCCAAGACGGTGTTGGCGGGGAACCTGGTTCCGGCGACGCAAGGAAGACGCTACACGGAGGCGTTCGCGATCGACACTGCGCCGCCGTCCGCGCCGGGAACGGCACTGGCCATCGATCGCATCGGCCCGAACAGCGCGCCGACATTCGACTGCGTGCAGTACCTGTACACACTGCAACGCGATCCGCTGGTGTGGCTCGCTCAGCCCGGCGGCAATACTCCGCCGCTCCCGGAAATCCACCTGACGCAGTTGCCGGAGCAGATCAGCGGACAACCGACGGAATGGATGTGGCGACGGCGCCTCCTGGAGGCCGGCGCAACCGACCCGGCGTTCACCTTGGATTCGGCCCGCTTCAGCCGCATCGCGCGCAATGGGGATGCGACAGTTTCCTACGACTACGACGACGACACCGGCGCTACCATCCGTTTCGGCGACGGCATTTTCGGGAAAATTCCTGACCCGGGCGCCGTCTTCCAGGTCACGTACCGCGCCGGGATGGCATCCGCCGGCAATGTAGCTACCGATTCGATTACGCGCGTCGATCCTGCTGCAGGCTCGCTCGTCTTCCGGGTCACGAATCCATTTCCTGCGACCGGCGGCGCCGACCGCGAGACCGATGAACAGGTGCGCCGGCTGGCGCCGCAAGCATTTCGCGCCAAGCGTTTTTTTGCGGTCCGGCCCCAGGACTATCAGGACGCGGCTCAGACGTTGGCCTGGGTTGCGCGCGCGGGTACGACCTTCCGCTGGACCGGCAGCTGGTTAACCGTGTTCACCACGGCGGATCCCAAGGCCGCCGAACAACTGACGGTTGGCCAGCACACGGAGCTCATCAACCTGCTCAACCGCTACCGGCTTGCGGGATACGAATCGTATGTTCCGGCCCCGCGCTTCGTGTCGCTGGACCTGCTCATCACAGTTTGTGCTCAGTCCGGCGCGTTTCGCGGCGACGTGGAGGCGGCGATTTTGGCCGCACTCTCCGCTTCCCGCCTGCCGGATGGAACCGCCGGATTTTTCACCCCGGACAATTTCACCTTTGGGACCCCGCTTGAGCCAAGTGATCTGGACGCCGCCATCCAGAAGGCCTATGGCGTCGCGGGTGTAGTGGCCGTGCGGTATCGCCGCCGCGGCGTGAATAAGGACTACATCGACCTGACAGACAGTTACGCGCCTCGCGCGGACGAAATCCTGCGCGTGGACAACGATCCGAGCCGGCCGGAAGCGGGCTCGATCAAAGTGATCGTGAACGGTGGGAAATGA
- a CDS encoding LysM domain-containing protein has product MFFPGSRYENSATYTITKADGASISVARLPLPSSNPLIGFHRRHEGQRLDLIASHYLADATAFWQLADANNSMAPDALAVHDLVGVPGKGR; this is encoded by the coding sequence ATGTTCTTTCCAGGTAGCCGGTACGAAAATTCGGCCACGTACACGATCACTAAGGCGGACGGCGCCAGCATCTCCGTCGCCCGTCTTCCGCTGCCCTCGAGCAATCCGCTGATCGGTTTTCATCGCCGGCACGAAGGACAGCGGCTGGACTTGATCGCGTCGCACTACCTCGCGGACGCAACCGCCTTTTGGCAACTGGCAGACGCCAACAACTCGATGGCGCCGGATGCTCTGGCCGTCCATGACCTGGTGGGTGTGCCGGGAAAGGGCCGCTGA
- a CDS encoding DUF6519 domain-containing protein: protein MGSDRVRVSYDEKQQYRSVVMQQGRVTLEADANEALQIVNEEIRHDALDFVGPTGTPDDGYRITPDGAGTDFQVQAGTMYVGGVRAYLPKGNPPITYKYTSQPDWLFPAPPDPAPPSTELVFLHLLEQEISAVEVPSLKDVALGGPDTAQRSRLLQHVHRLATQSKDCSGAWQEAIARWNAQGLDFHPNSMRVLPQAALKVSFSQDNTSPDLCKPVAQGGYLGADNQLIRVEICEVDQAGNAKFLWGFDNASFLYQVTAVDNQHLQLGSRPVDQYHQPRNQQAVQVLRSTAKLSNGAYVAYAADIDNPPANKFSVVTTLAGAYIPDSQQVALNDALSNDFVNLTDPTDPTQKTQLYLRIWEERLDLVANTATSLGQTGVQVTFKAGASGKYHVGDYWTFAVRPSTSTPVYPERYLNDFQPADGPRQWVCPLAVIDWKATPRSAVDCRNQFDNLVELTKRTLTAGCCTVQVRPEDLKGNASLQSVVDQYKGKGPVRICLMPGKYLLAETLRLGSEHSSFTIEACNGGVVLQAAEGAGPKLLHGLLLVDRASDVTVKGLQFEMPWAPFEKAGGKLAAIDAQTIRKVGGPVVSRLQVSIGLRALECSGLTIDSCAFHFTDAKEANAIAIGVLASGACNGLKVSRNSFQHDGESIQTAKEPFQVSFGLVAAPYAAGKLDLSGENRVFEVVLVPSLLQDCILQNNDFERLTAAAVLYAEYGDVSIQHNTARDCYAGIEIFSLRSLPVPPDVPNQPVDKWLNDSVVLLGATLARAYPWPSGFKPANPIEFKVTWPVVQPPAIGPVLTPFFVLHNLLSAAERQGFAKPINNVTLNLDCSHNTLVAIATNKSAVPQEIKVLSTFALFVFDDRFDLGGSAIVHANNFSNDTGEGSIPTVALIQIARATVTGNLIFNQNAQGGKRSIVVVPLPIGTENATVAVTGNVFAGTPQLPVRPLPAPLNTWGVLNAVVP, encoded by the coding sequence ATGGGCAGCGACAGGGTACGCGTTTCCTACGACGAGAAGCAGCAGTACCGATCCGTGGTCATGCAACAGGGGCGCGTCACGCTGGAAGCTGACGCCAATGAAGCGCTGCAAATCGTCAACGAAGAGATTCGTCACGACGCGCTCGATTTCGTGGGGCCGACTGGCACTCCCGACGACGGCTATCGCATCACGCCGGACGGCGCCGGCACCGATTTCCAAGTCCAGGCCGGAACCATGTACGTGGGCGGTGTGCGCGCTTACCTCCCCAAGGGAAACCCGCCCATCACCTACAAGTACACTAGCCAGCCGGATTGGCTTTTTCCCGCGCCGCCTGATCCTGCGCCGCCTTCAACCGAGCTTGTCTTCCTCCATCTGCTCGAACAGGAAATCAGCGCGGTTGAAGTTCCTTCCCTGAAAGATGTTGCGCTTGGCGGTCCGGATACGGCGCAGCGCAGCCGGCTACTCCAGCATGTTCATCGCCTGGCGACGCAGTCGAAGGACTGTTCCGGAGCATGGCAGGAAGCCATCGCGCGCTGGAACGCACAAGGCCTTGATTTCCATCCCAACTCCATGCGCGTCCTGCCGCAGGCGGCATTGAAGGTCAGCTTCAGCCAGGACAACACCAGCCCTGACCTGTGCAAGCCGGTCGCTCAGGGAGGATATCTCGGCGCGGATAACCAGTTGATCCGCGTGGAAATCTGCGAAGTCGATCAGGCGGGCAACGCGAAGTTCCTGTGGGGCTTTGACAATGCTTCATTTCTGTACCAGGTGACCGCGGTCGACAATCAACACCTGCAATTGGGCTCGCGTCCTGTCGATCAGTACCACCAGCCCCGCAATCAACAGGCAGTGCAAGTGTTGCGCTCCACTGCCAAGCTCAGCAACGGCGCCTACGTTGCTTATGCCGCGGATATCGACAATCCACCGGCGAACAAGTTCAGCGTGGTCACGACGCTCGCCGGCGCTTACATTCCGGATAGCCAACAGGTCGCACTCAATGACGCCTTGTCCAATGACTTTGTCAATCTCACTGATCCCACCGATCCAACTCAGAAGACCCAACTCTACCTGCGCATCTGGGAGGAACGGCTCGACCTTGTGGCGAACACGGCCACTTCCTTGGGACAGACAGGCGTGCAGGTGACGTTCAAGGCGGGAGCAAGCGGGAAGTACCACGTGGGCGATTACTGGACATTCGCAGTCCGGCCCAGCACCTCGACCCCCGTGTATCCGGAGCGTTATCTGAATGACTTTCAGCCGGCCGATGGTCCGCGTCAGTGGGTATGCCCGTTGGCCGTGATCGACTGGAAAGCGACACCACGTTCCGCCGTCGACTGCCGAAACCAGTTCGATAACCTGGTTGAACTCACCAAACGCACGCTCACGGCTGGCTGCTGTACAGTCCAAGTCCGGCCCGAGGACCTGAAGGGCAACGCCAGCTTGCAGTCGGTGGTGGACCAGTACAAGGGCAAAGGTCCGGTCAGGATTTGCTTGATGCCAGGGAAGTACTTGCTGGCCGAAACACTCCGGCTCGGTTCCGAGCACTCGAGCTTCACCATTGAGGCGTGCAATGGGGGCGTAGTTCTCCAAGCCGCCGAAGGCGCAGGACCCAAACTGCTCCACGGCCTGCTGCTTGTGGACCGTGCGAGCGACGTTACGGTGAAGGGTTTGCAATTCGAAATGCCTTGGGCGCCGTTTGAGAAGGCGGGCGGGAAGCTGGCGGCGATCGATGCGCAAACCATACGTAAGGTCGGCGGGCCTGTGGTCAGCAGGCTGCAGGTGTCCATTGGACTGAGGGCATTGGAGTGTTCAGGATTGACGATCGACTCCTGCGCTTTTCACTTCACCGATGCTAAGGAGGCGAACGCCATCGCGATCGGCGTTCTCGCCAGCGGCGCTTGCAACGGCCTGAAAGTTTCGCGCAACAGTTTTCAGCACGATGGGGAGTCGATCCAGACCGCCAAGGAACCGTTCCAGGTTTCTTTCGGCCTCGTAGCGGCGCCGTACGCGGCCGGCAAGCTGGACCTTTCAGGTGAAAACCGCGTCTTCGAAGTCGTACTCGTCCCCAGCCTGTTGCAGGACTGCATCCTGCAAAACAACGACTTTGAGCGCCTGACCGCCGCCGCCGTGCTGTATGCCGAGTACGGAGATGTTTCCATCCAGCACAACACGGCACGCGATTGTTATGCAGGCATCGAAATTTTCTCCCTGCGATCGCTCCCGGTTCCCCCTGACGTCCCGAACCAGCCAGTAGATAAATGGCTGAACGATTCCGTGGTGCTGCTGGGGGCGACGCTGGCACGAGCGTATCCCTGGCCGTCCGGCTTCAAGCCCGCAAACCCGATCGAGTTCAAAGTGACATGGCCTGTTGTACAACCGCCGGCGATCGGCCCCGTCCTGACCCCGTTTTTTGTCCTCCACAACCTGCTTTCGGCGGCGGAGCGGCAAGGGTTCGCAAAGCCCATCAACAATGTGACCTTGAATCTGGATTGCTCCCACAACACGTTGGTGGCGATCGCAACCAATAAAAGTGCGGTACCCCAGGAGATCAAGGTGCTTTCCACCTTCGCCCTGTTCGTTTTCGACGACCGGTTCGACCTCGGCGGCAGCGCCATTGTGCATGCCAACAACTTCAGCAACGATACGGGGGAAGGAAGCATTCCGACGGTGGCGCTGATTCAAATTGCGCGCGCGACCGTGACCGGCAATTTGATATTCAACCAGAACGCGCAGGGCGGCAAGCGCAGCATCGTTGTTGTGCCGCTTCCGATCGGCACAGAAAACGCCACCGTGGCGGTGACGGGAAACGTCTTCGCTGGTACGCCCCAGCTACCGGTGAGGCCGCTGCCGGCTCCACTTAATACCTGGGGCGTCTTGAATGCCGTGGTGCCCTGA
- a CDS encoding sugar kinase, producing the protein MASSLKIPHLGRFDFLSLGALVCRLDPGIVPFRKATHCDMHVSGGEYNCAANLANCFGLRTGIATAMVSYPIGDLIAERVRAMGVVPLYKHFTHDGSRGPNMATVYSDRGFGVRPPVVFYNRSNEAAAQLQPGDFNWKSIFAEGVRWFHSGGIFSSLSETTSQLVIEAMQAAKAAGCVTSFDLNYREKLWKGAGGAARARDVLCEIARHVDVLVGNEEDLQKGLGLAGPDVAAKSKLDPTVFFSMMETVKKRFPNVKIVATTLREVHSTNRHSWSAVAWIDGQTVSAPAAELEVYDRVGGGDGFASGFFYGLMNGESPEQAIRLGWAHGALLTTFPGDTTMATLDQVRSFAAGGSARIQR; encoded by the coding sequence ATGGCTTCATCCTTGAAAATTCCTCACCTAGGTCGCTTCGATTTCCTGTCGCTGGGAGCTTTGGTCTGCCGACTGGACCCCGGGATCGTTCCCTTCCGCAAGGCGACACATTGTGACATGCATGTCAGCGGCGGCGAATACAACTGCGCCGCCAACCTGGCGAACTGCTTTGGCCTGCGCACGGGGATCGCGACGGCGATGGTCTCCTACCCGATCGGCGATTTGATCGCCGAACGGGTGCGAGCCATGGGTGTGGTGCCGTTGTACAAGCATTTCACCCACGACGGCAGCCGAGGGCCGAACATGGCCACGGTTTACAGTGACCGCGGCTTCGGGGTTCGCCCGCCGGTGGTCTTTTACAATCGATCCAATGAGGCTGCCGCTCAGCTCCAACCCGGAGATTTCAATTGGAAGTCGATTTTTGCGGAGGGCGTTCGCTGGTTCCACAGCGGTGGCATTTTCTCTTCGCTCTCCGAGACCACTTCGCAACTGGTGATCGAAGCCATGCAGGCAGCCAAGGCGGCTGGTTGCGTCACTTCTTTCGACCTGAACTACCGCGAAAAACTTTGGAAGGGTGCGGGCGGCGCTGCGCGTGCGCGAGATGTTTTGTGCGAGATCGCGAGGCATGTGGATGTCCTGGTCGGGAACGAAGAGGATCTGCAGAAAGGCTTGGGCCTTGCCGGGCCGGATGTTGCTGCCAAGTCGAAACTGGACCCTACCGTTTTCTTCTCCATGATGGAGACGGTGAAGAAGCGTTTCCCGAACGTGAAAATCGTCGCGACGACTCTTCGCGAAGTGCATTCGACGAATCGTCACAGTTGGAGCGCAGTGGCGTGGATTGACGGTCAGACCGTATCAGCGCCGGCGGCGGAGTTGGAAGTGTATGACCGCGTGGGCGGCGGCGACGGGTTTGCCTCGGGCTTCTTTTACGGGCTCATGAACGGCGAGTCGCCAGAACAGGCGATTCGCTTAGGGTGGGCGCATGGCGCTCTTCTTACCACGTTTCCGGGCGACACTACGATGGCGACTCTCGACCAAGTCCGAAGCTTCGCGGCAGGGGGCTCGGCACGCATTCAGCGGTAG
- a CDS encoding DUF4157 domain-containing protein, whose protein sequence is MGNRALMRMVDRRAARPPATPVPTVQLQRKCACGGSDGECESCKEKREQGFLQRKTSGASAETGVPPIVHEVLRSPGQPLDAVTRTFFENRLDHDFSDVRVHTGEQAGASAKAVNALAYTVGSDVVFGAGQYAPSSSAGRRLLAHELAHVVQQRGAAPAAARKLTISEPQDAAEQQADRVAESVTTGHSVPSPGSTSGPVVQRACGSSAVKAGECPGLSGDVTGEPFLFKVGCDEFRDGEEPRLLAFAATLPRNNILEVHGFASEEGPVAFNDTLSCARAEKAIDVLTTAGISASQIRIFKHGATAGPRPEHRSVVIHRVSAVEPVDHKHKVDCVPAYDTTSSPSATNCSAYQGPLAKTWLTWTYRHNATCACENTPDNATNNCVRKCLQAKMSAFLSGLSRAGAVSGTCLDPIGLLDPACPEPYCRDLYRHHVECYRECCCTHGFIAYPAFVTMCESPFPCSFVGTTIDWFNRCL, encoded by the coding sequence ATGGGCAACCGGGCCCTGATGCGGATGGTCGATCGGCGCGCAGCGCGCCCCCCCGCTACACCTGTGCCAACTGTCCAATTACAGCGGAAGTGCGCCTGCGGCGGGTCAGACGGCGAGTGTGAATCCTGCAAAGAAAAGCGCGAGCAAGGCTTCCTGCAACGCAAGACCAGCGGCGCATCGGCAGAGACTGGAGTACCGCCCATTGTGCACGAAGTTTTGCGTTCGCCGGGCCAGCCCCTGGACGCGGTCACCCGAACATTTTTCGAAAACCGGTTGGATCATGATTTCAGCGATGTGCGCGTGCACACCGGTGAGCAGGCCGGCGCCTCGGCGAAGGCTGTCAATGCGCTGGCCTACACCGTGGGAAGTGATGTTGTGTTTGGAGCCGGACAGTATGCTCCTTCCTCAAGCGCGGGTCGGCGTTTGCTCGCGCACGAACTCGCGCACGTAGTGCAGCAGCGAGGCGCTGCCCCGGCGGCGGCGAGAAAGCTCACCATCAGTGAACCTCAGGATGCCGCCGAACAGCAGGCCGACCGCGTAGCCGAATCGGTGACCACGGGCCATTCTGTTCCTTCCCCAGGTTCAACTTCCGGTCCAGTTGTGCAGCGAGCGTGCGGAAGTTCGGCGGTCAAGGCGGGCGAGTGCCCCGGGCTCAGCGGGGATGTAACCGGCGAACCATTCTTGTTCAAAGTCGGATGTGATGAATTTCGTGACGGAGAAGAGCCGCGCCTACTCGCCTTTGCAGCCACACTACCACGGAACAACATCTTGGAAGTGCACGGCTTCGCCAGTGAAGAAGGTCCTGTCGCGTTCAACGATACGCTCTCGTGCGCGCGTGCGGAAAAAGCCATAGACGTGCTGACGACAGCCGGCATCTCCGCTAGCCAGATACGTATCTTCAAGCACGGCGCGACAGCAGGTCCAAGGCCGGAGCATCGGAGCGTAGTGATTCATCGTGTCTCTGCCGTTGAACCAGTCGACCACAAGCACAAGGTGGATTGTGTCCCAGCGTACGACACGACCTCCTCCCCATCCGCCACGAACTGCAGCGCGTACCAAGGTCCGTTGGCGAAGACCTGGCTGACTTGGACTTATCGCCACAATGCAACGTGCGCGTGTGAGAACACGCCGGACAATGCCACTAACAATTGCGTGCGGAAATGCCTGCAAGCAAAAATGAGTGCGTTCCTGTCAGGTCTGAGCCGCGCCGGCGCCGTGAGTGGAACATGCCTCGATCCCATCGGTCTGCTTGATCCGGCGTGTCCAGAGCCGTATTGCCGCGATCTCTACCGTCACCACGTCGAATGCTATCGCGAATGCTGTTGTACTCACGGCTTCATCGCTTATCCCGCGTTCGTGACGATGTGCGAATCTCCGTTCCCTTGTTCGTTCGTCGGTACAACGATCGACTGGTTTAATCGCTGTCTTTGA